The proteins below come from a single Tissierella sp. MB52-C2 genomic window:
- the rpmA gene encoding 50S ribosomal protein L27, translating into MIKLNLQLFASKKGVGSSRNGRDSEAKRLGVKRGDGQFVLAGNILVRQRGTKIHPGNNVGKGSDDTLFATVDGVVKFERKGRDKKQVSVYPAEELA; encoded by the coding sequence ATGATTAAATTGAATTTACAATTATTTGCTTCTAAAAAAGGAGTAGGTAGCTCCAGAAACGGTAGAGATAGTGAAGCTAAAAGATTAGGCGTTAAAAGAGGAGATGGCCAGTTTGTTTTAGCAGGAAATATCTTAGTTAGACAAAGAGGAACTAAAATACATCCAGGAAACAATGTAGGTAAAGGTTCAGACGATACTTTATTTGCTACAGTTGACGGTGTAGTTAAGTTTGAAAGAAAAGGCAGAGATAAAAAACAAGTTAGTGTTTATCCTGCAGAAGAGTTAGCATAA
- a CDS encoding ribosomal-processing cysteine protease Prp, whose amino-acid sequence MIVAKIFRDEKNKIKKYTIEGHANYDSYGKDIVCAAMSVLSQTTLLSLVKVCGIDEKTIKYSIDDIGFLSVELPNNIEDDKLEKTQILLESLVVGIKSIIESYPEYVTLKNGEV is encoded by the coding sequence ATGATTGTAGCTAAAATATTTAGAGATGAAAAAAATAAAATTAAAAAATATACCATAGAAGGACATGCAAACTATGACTCCTATGGAAAAGATATAGTATGTGCTGCTATGTCAGTACTTTCTCAGACTACGTTATTATCCTTAGTAAAGGTTTGTGGTATTGATGAAAAAACTATAAAGTATTCTATAGATGATATAGGATTTCTAAGTGTAGAATTACCTAATAATATAGAAGATGATAAATTAGAGAAGACTCAAATTCTACTAGAATCTTTAGTAGTAGGAATTAAATCTATAATAGAAAGTTACCCAGAGTATGTAACACTCAAAAATGGGGAGGTGTAA
- the rplU gene encoding 50S ribosomal protein L21 produces MYAVIETGGKQYRVQQGDVVFVEKLDVEEGSNVNFDKVLLVSKENDVVAGKPYVNGAKVEAVVLEQGKAKKIVVFKYKAKKNSRKKQGHRQPFTKVRIENIVG; encoded by the coding sequence ATGTACGCTGTAATAGAAACAGGTGGTAAGCAATATAGAGTTCAACAAGGCGATGTTGTTTTCGTAGAAAAGTTAGATGTAGAAGAAGGCTCAAATGTGAACTTTGACAAAGTTCTTTTAGTATCTAAAGAGAATGATGTAGTTGCTGGTAAACCTTATGTTAACGGAGCTAAAGTTGAAGCTGTTGTTTTAGAGCAAGGAAAAGCTAAAAAAATTGTTGTTTTCAAATATAAAGCTAAGAAAAACTCTAGAAAGAAACAAGGACATCGTCAACCATTTACTAAGGTAAGAATCGAAAATATAGTAGGCTAA
- a CDS encoding Rne/Rng family ribonuclease yields MSYIFIDSLDGFQRVGIVENHRLVEYHLEKEEKKIVGNIYRGRVVNVLQGMEAAFVDIGEGKNAYLYVKDALPKDLLYNGKRYKISEVVKSGQEIIVQVVKEPSGNKGAKVTTHIEIPGRFLVFTPFSNKINISKKIRSIVEIENLKEMGKRIIKDDMGVIFRTASEGIDEPVLEEEYNILYNIYSKIEKERNFLPCPKLLYNEPSLGYQIIRDSLNDETEKIIVNNKDVYDNLILTEETFPFRFSDRMELDKDFSINYDIEIQQDLQTALQRVVSLKSGGYIVIDETEALTVIDVNTGKFVGSSSLGDTVVRTNIEASEEIARQIRLRDIGGIIIIDFIDMKNKNDISDVLSILRKHLKKDKIKTNIIDITKLGLVELTRKKIRRSLARDFHRVCPKCEGRGHIIE; encoded by the coding sequence ATGAGTTATATTTTTATTGATTCTTTAGATGGATTTCAAAGGGTAGGCATTGTAGAAAATCATAGACTTGTTGAATATCATTTAGAAAAAGAAGAAAAGAAAATAGTAGGAAACATTTATAGAGGTAGAGTAGTTAATGTATTACAAGGAATGGAAGCAGCATTTGTAGACATAGGTGAAGGTAAAAATGCTTATTTATATGTAAAGGATGCTTTACCGAAAGATCTTCTATACAATGGTAAAAGATATAAAATATCGGAAGTAGTTAAATCTGGACAAGAAATAATAGTACAGGTAGTAAAGGAACCTTCAGGAAATAAAGGAGCAAAAGTAACTACTCATATTGAAATACCTGGTAGATTTTTAGTATTTACACCTTTTTCCAATAAAATAAATATATCAAAAAAAATTCGAAGTATAGTTGAAATAGAAAATTTAAAAGAAATGGGAAAAAGAATTATAAAAGATGATATGGGTGTAATTTTCAGAACAGCATCAGAAGGCATAGATGAACCTGTATTAGAAGAAGAATATAATATTTTATATAATATTTATTCTAAAATAGAAAAGGAAAGAAACTTTTTACCCTGTCCTAAGCTATTATATAATGAGCCTAGCCTAGGTTATCAAATAATAAGGGATAGCCTTAATGATGAGACTGAAAAAATCATAGTGAATAATAAGGACGTTTACGATAACTTGATCTTAACTGAGGAAACATTTCCATTTAGATTTTCAGATAGAATGGAACTAGATAAAGACTTCTCTATTAACTATGATATTGAAATTCAACAGGACTTACAAACAGCACTTCAAAGGGTTGTATCCCTTAAATCGGGTGGTTATATAGTTATAGACGAGACAGAGGCATTGACAGTTATAGATGTAAATACTGGAAAGTTTGTAGGAAGTAGTTCCTTAGGGGATACAGTAGTAAGAACTAATATAGAAGCATCCGAAGAAATTGCAAGACAAATTAGACTTAGAGATATAGGCGGTATAATAATAATAGACTTTATTGATATGAAAAATAAGAATGATATTTCTGATGTTTTGTCCATATTGAGAAAACATTTAAAGAAGGATAAGATAAAGACTAACATCATAGATATTACAAAACTTGGCCTTGTAGAATTGACTAGAAAAAAAATAAGAAGATCTTTAGCTAGGGATTTTCACAGAGTATGTCCCAAGTGTGAAGGCAGAGGTCATATAATAGAGTAG
- a CDS encoding TIGR03936 family radical SAM-associated protein translates to MILRVTFNKKNYLRYIGHLDLMRVFHRSFNRADIPIKYSEGFNPHPKFSIAHPLSLGIESEEEYMDVDLEYIPAEEFVEKMNSVLPRDIQIIKAVYLEKEESIASLIAWAFYEINFDISEDRTKEEAEDIINTWLSKEEIMITKLKKKGKKKIERQENIKNLIGNLILKEINDNNIIIETLLKSGDNGNLKPINLMEALNRDTTLNIDMDSIAIKRLGLYAEKDKNIYKPL, encoded by the coding sequence TTGATTTTACGAGTTACATTTAATAAGAAAAATTATTTGAGATATATTGGGCATTTAGATTTAATGAGAGTATTTCATAGGAGCTTTAACAGAGCAGATATTCCTATAAAATATTCTGAAGGATTTAATCCCCATCCTAAGTTTTCCATAGCTCACCCTTTATCACTAGGAATTGAATCTGAAGAGGAATATATGGATGTAGATCTTGAATATATTCCAGCAGAAGAATTTGTGGAAAAAATGAACAGTGTACTACCTAGAGATATTCAGATTATTAAAGCTGTATATTTAGAAAAAGAAGAATCTATAGCCTCTTTAATTGCCTGGGCATTTTATGAAATAAACTTTGATATAAGTGAAGATAGAACGAAAGAAGAAGCAGAAGATATAATTAATACTTGGCTATCTAAGGAAGAGATAATGATTACCAAATTAAAGAAAAAAGGTAAAAAGAAAATTGAAAGACAAGAAAATATTAAAAACCTTATAGGAAACCTAATATTAAAAGAAATAAATGATAACAATATAATAATAGAAACACTATTAAAATCAGGAGATAATGGAAATTTAAAGCCAATAAACTTGATGGAAGCATTAAATAGAGATACGACTCTTAATATAGATATGGATTCTATAGCCATAAAAAGATTAGGTCTATATGCGGAAAAAGATAAAAATATATATAAGCCGTTATAA
- a CDS encoding TIGR03960 family B12-binding radical SAM protein, with amino-acid sequence MINQKKLDRVLKKVERPARYIGMEENSVTKDLEKVKVKFAFSFPDIYDVGMSHLGLHILYNLINEEENLLCERVFAPWTDMEAEMRHEDLPLFTLESKEEVKNFDFLGFTLQYEMSYTNILNILDLSKIPLLSKDRTDEYPFVIAGGPCAYNPEPIADFIDFFVIGEGEEVTLEILKLYKEHKEGQWDREEFLKSVAQIQGVYVPKFYDVIYNEDGTIKERISLIEGIPSTIDKRMIKDLDSMFSPEKMIVPFIETVHDRVSMEIFRGCTHGCRFCQAGMIYRPIREKSVDKIVELADKLVKNTGYENISLSSLSSCDYSELYILITKLMEKFEEKKVGVSLPSLRLDSFSIDILKEIEKVRKSGLTFAPEAGSQRLRDVINKGITEEDLINTVNYVFKEGWSTIKLYFMVGLPTETDEDVMGIKDLAYKVKDMFFDLPKDERKGNLKVTASASCFVPKPFTPFQWVGQESMDEFYRKIYLVKNSIKDNKVTFNYHDPKLSYLEAIIARGDRRISKLILRAWEKGCKFDGWSEYFKYDTWIETLKELNIDGDFYALRNRSLEENLPWDFINPGVSKDYLMREYKRSLEEQTTPDCRQQCRGCGIKGCTMTGGGDN; translated from the coding sequence ATGATTAATCAAAAAAAACTTGATAGAGTTTTAAAAAAGGTAGAAAGGCCAGCCAGATACATTGGAATGGAAGAAAATTCAGTAACAAAAGACTTAGAAAAGGTAAAAGTAAAATTTGCTTTTTCTTTTCCAGATATATATGATGTTGGGATGTCTCATTTAGGGCTTCATATTTTATATAATTTAATAAACGAAGAAGAAAATCTACTATGCGAGAGAGTATTTGCCCCTTGGACAGACATGGAAGCAGAAATGCGACATGAAGATCTTCCGCTTTTTACATTGGAAAGTAAAGAAGAAGTAAAGAATTTTGATTTCTTAGGATTTACCCTACAATACGAAATGAGTTATACAAATATATTAAATATTTTAGATTTATCTAAAATTCCTTTATTATCAAAAGATAGAACAGATGAATATCCATTTGTAATAGCAGGAGGACCCTGTGCATATAATCCAGAGCCTATAGCAGATTTCATTGATTTCTTTGTAATTGGTGAAGGAGAAGAAGTGACGCTGGAAATACTTAAGCTATATAAGGAACACAAAGAAGGACAATGGGATAGAGAAGAGTTTCTAAAGTCAGTTGCTCAGATTCAGGGTGTTTATGTTCCGAAGTTTTATGATGTAATATATAATGAAGATGGAACAATAAAGGAAAGAATTTCTCTTATTGAAGGAATACCAAGTACAATAGACAAGAGAATGATTAAAGATTTAGACTCCATGTTTTCACCTGAAAAGATGATAGTACCATTTATTGAGACTGTCCACGATAGAGTAAGTATGGAAATCTTTAGGGGATGTACACATGGATGTAGATTTTGTCAAGCAGGTATGATCTATAGACCTATAAGAGAAAAATCTGTGGATAAAATAGTAGAATTGGCAGATAAATTAGTAAAAAACACAGGATATGAAAATATCTCCTTATCTTCCCTTAGTTCCTGCGATTACTCAGAACTATATATACTTATTACTAAATTAATGGAGAAGTTTGAAGAAAAGAAAGTAGGGGTATCTTTACCATCTTTAAGACTAGACTCTTTTAGTATAGATATATTAAAGGAAATTGAGAAGGTTAGAAAATCAGGATTAACTTTTGCACCTGAGGCAGGAAGCCAAAGACTTAGAGATGTAATCAACAAGGGAATAACTGAAGAAGATTTAATAAATACTGTAAATTATGTGTTTAAAGAAGGTTGGTCTACTATAAAACTATACTTTATGGTAGGATTGCCTACTGAGACTGATGAAGATGTAATGGGAATAAAAGATTTAGCTTATAAAGTTAAGGATATGTTTTTCGACTTACCTAAAGATGAAAGAAAGGGTAATCTAAAGGTAACAGCTAGTGCTTCTTGTTTTGTACCGAAGCCATTTACTCCTTTTCAATGGGTAGGTCAAGAATCTATGGATGAGTTTTATAGAAAGATATATCTTGTAAAGAATAGCATAAAAGATAATAAGGTAACATTTAACTACCATGATCCTAAATTAAGCTATCTAGAGGCAATAATAGCCAGAGGTGATAGAAGAATATCTAAGCTTATACTTAGGGCTTGGGAAAAAGGTTGTAAATTTGACGGATGGTCAGAGTACTTTAAATATGATACTTGGATAGAGACTCTAAAAGAGCTAAATATAGATGGGGATTTTTATGCTTTAAGAAATAGGTCTTTAGAGGAAAATTTACCTTGGGATTTTATAAATCCAGGAGTATCTAAGGACTATTTAATGAGAGAATATAAAAGATCCCTAGAAGAACAAACTACACCTGATTGCAGACAACAATGTAGAGGATGTGGAATAAAGGGATGTACAATGACAGGTGGTGGAGATAATTGA